One region of Bacillota bacterium genomic DNA includes:
- a CDS encoding DHHA1 domain-containing protein, whose protein sequence is MSHPGSERLYHDDPYLTSFQATVTSCEPAPDGRSATLTLDRTAFYPESGGQPDDRGRLSGWPVIRVIEDEATGRVLHVLGPAPADGSPETWPVVGSLVDGEIDPARRGDHRQHHAGQHLLSAAFEKLCDANTVGFHLGAEVVTIDLDKASIPAEDLDRVEDLANAVVLEDRPIIPHWMTWEEASRLPLRKPPTRREGIRIVEVGDFDWSPCGGTHPARTGEIGPIKIIGLDRVRQSLRVVFVCGGRAIRDYRLKDHISRGLAGLLSVPPAEVLEAARKTLEQAEAHRKALTEAREALIAQEAEALWAEAEALPDGRRLAVRRFEGRPMAELRLLCGRLTAHPRTTAVLGTTDGNQAQVAMARSADLADLDLRLVIKEVLPAIGGRGGGSPVVVQGGGPEAGGLDGALAKARTLIAGI, encoded by the coding sequence ATGAGCCATCCCGGCTCCGAACGACTCTACCACGATGATCCATATCTGACCAGTTTCCAGGCCACGGTGACCAGTTGTGAACCCGCCCCGGACGGCCGCTCGGCCACGCTGACCCTCGACCGGACGGCCTTCTACCCGGAGTCGGGAGGGCAACCCGACGACCGCGGACGCCTCTCGGGGTGGCCCGTCATCCGGGTCATCGAGGATGAGGCGACCGGCCGGGTGCTTCACGTGCTCGGCCCGGCCCCCGCCGACGGCTCGCCCGAGACCTGGCCCGTGGTCGGCAGCCTGGTCGACGGCGAGATCGACCCGGCCCGCCGGGGCGACCATCGCCAGCACCACGCCGGGCAGCACCTCCTGTCGGCGGCCTTCGAGAAGCTCTGCGACGCCAACACCGTCGGCTTCCATCTCGGCGCGGAAGTCGTCACCATCGACCTCGACAAGGCGTCCATCCCCGCCGAGGACCTCGACCGCGTCGAGGATCTGGCCAACGCCGTCGTCCTCGAGGACCGCCCGATCATCCCTCACTGGATGACCTGGGAAGAGGCGTCGCGCCTACCTTTGCGAAAGCCCCCAACCCGGCGGGAGGGAATCCGAATCGTCGAGGTCGGCGACTTCGACTGGTCCCCCTGCGGCGGGACGCACCCGGCGCGGACCGGTGAGATCGGCCCGATCAAGATCATCGGCCTCGATCGGGTCCGCCAGAGCCTTCGGGTCGTCTTCGTCTGCGGCGGGCGGGCCATCCGCGACTACCGCCTCAAGGACCACATCTCGCGAGGCCTGGCCGGATTGCTCTCGGTGCCCCCGGCCGAGGTGTTGGAGGCCGCCAGGAAGACCTTGGAACAGGCTGAGGCCCATCGTAAGGCCCTGACGGAAGCCCGAGAGGCCCTGATCGCCCAGGAGGCCGAGGCCCTCTGGGCCGAGGCCGAGGCCCTCCCCGACGGACGGCGCCTGGCCGTCCGCCGCTTCGAAGGGCGGCCCATGGCCGAGCTGAGACTCCTCTGCGGCCGCCTCACCGCCCACCCGCGGACCACGGCCGTCCTCGGCACCACCGACGGCAACCAGGCCCAGGTGGCCATGGCCCGCTCGGCCGACCTCGCCGACCTCGACTTGCGGCTGGTGATCAAGGAAGTCCTGCCGGCCATCGGCGGCCGCGGCGGCGGCAGTCCGGTCGTCGTCCAGGGCGGCGGGCCCGAGGCCGGCGGGCTCGACGGGGCCCTCGCTAAGGCCCGAACGCTGATCGCCGGGATTTGA
- a CDS encoding alkaline phosphatase family protein: protein MSQRAKTWVAVLIIPILLAALGYYSKNLTTAEWNKVVDYRSKYAYQLTPAGRTKALTDQVILIIIDGLRVDVSKQMAVLNSLRQKGASFTVTTGQPSLSTPGAAVLASGTYQEYHGVTTNWYEGALKVDSIEAAAKRAGLRTGVAGGKGWDELVGPYWDEKYYYEWSDQYDDLTRDASIKLVTQDPPLNFILVHYSDTDEQGHAHGGGSPEYLKAAQGIDARIGEFLKHVDLAKATVIVTADHGHVKTGGHGGWEPAVTAVPVVMAGKGVKPGTPVLAAGEGGQGDVATTIAALLGTSFPANTLGRVDWEALDLSPADRAEKALALAKTEGSFAGAYGQTLNRAIVGRPESMVQAEQAVASGDYADAAKFADQALVDLDRSRSAARASMIRAGQLGRLPVILVLALVPLTLIIWLWRKNPLLLPALGGAVLYFALYNLSFFLVHHYVWSLSAFNSEDQIMAFFNGRMIEAAGTAAAAALIFGVYTGSRRKALQPAVTGGNPRGGAGVPWSLAVAQGGAFVSLFIAYGIFLQVLLAVLDFGLDFAWYLPNLKVGFKFYLDLLQAVTTGFAALVTPVVAILGAALGGLAIFRRKETSLRA from the coding sequence GTGAGCCAGCGGGCCAAGACTTGGGTGGCCGTCTTGATCATCCCGATCCTTCTGGCGGCCCTGGGGTATTATTCTAAGAACCTGACGACGGCCGAGTGGAACAAGGTCGTCGACTACCGGAGCAAATACGCCTATCAACTTACTCCGGCCGGCCGGACCAAGGCCCTGACGGATCAGGTCATCCTGATCATCATCGACGGCCTCCGGGTGGATGTCTCGAAGCAGATGGCCGTCCTCAACAGCCTACGGCAGAAGGGTGCGTCCTTCACCGTGACCACCGGGCAACCCTCCTTGTCGACCCCGGGCGCGGCCGTTCTGGCCAGCGGGACCTATCAGGAGTACCACGGGGTGACGACCAACTGGTACGAGGGCGCCCTCAAGGTCGACAGCATCGAGGCGGCCGCCAAGCGGGCCGGCCTGCGGACCGGCGTGGCCGGGGGGAAGGGTTGGGACGAGTTGGTCGGGCCATACTGGGATGAGAAATACTACTACGAATGGTCCGACCAGTACGACGACCTGACCCGCGACGCCAGCATCAAGCTGGTCACCCAGGACCCGCCGTTGAACTTCATCCTCGTCCACTACTCCGACACCGATGAGCAGGGCCACGCCCACGGCGGCGGCAGTCCCGAATACCTGAAGGCGGCCCAGGGCATCGATGCCCGGATCGGTGAGTTCCTAAAGCACGTCGACCTGGCCAAGGCCACGGTCATCGTCACCGCCGACCACGGTCACGTCAAGACGGGCGGGCACGGTGGCTGGGAACCCGCGGTCACCGCGGTGCCGGTGGTGATGGCCGGCAAGGGTGTCAAGCCCGGAACCCCGGTCCTGGCCGCCGGCGAGGGCGGGCAGGGTGACGTGGCCACGACCATCGCCGCCCTCCTCGGAACTTCCTTCCCGGCCAACACCCTCGGCCGGGTGGACTGGGAAGCGCTGGACCTCTCCCCGGCCGACCGAGCCGAAAAGGCGCTGGCCCTGGCCAAGACCGAAGGTTCGTTTGCCGGCGCCTACGGCCAGACCCTCAACCGGGCCATCGTCGGGCGTCCTGAGTCGATGGTCCAGGCCGAGCAGGCGGTGGCCTCCGGCGACTACGCCGATGCCGCCAAGTTCGCCGACCAGGCCCTGGTGGACCTCGATCGCTCCCGGTCGGCCGCCCGGGCGTCGATGATCCGGGCCGGCCAACTGGGTCGGCTGCCGGTCATCCTGGTTCTGGCTCTGGTCCCGCTCACCCTGATCATCTGGCTCTGGCGCAAGAATCCCCTCCTCCTCCCCGCCCTCGGCGGCGCGGTCCTCTACTTCGCCCTCTACAACCTGTCGTTCTTCCTCGTCCACCACTATGTCTGGTCGCTGTCCGCCTTCAACAGCGAGGATCAGATCATGGCTTTCTTCAACGGGCGGATGATTGAGGCCGCCGGGACGGCCGCCGCGGCCGCCCTGATCTTCGGGGTCTACACCGGGTCGCGCCGAAAGGCCCTTCAGCCGGCGGTGACCGGCGGCAACCCCCGGGGTGGCGCGGGCGTACCCTGGTCCCTGGCGGTGGCCCAAGGCGGGGCGTTCGTATCCCTGTTCATCGCCTACGGTATCTTCCTCCAGGTCCTCCTGGCCGTCCTCGACTTCGGCCTCGACTTCGCCTGGTATCTTCCCAACTTGAAGGTCGGCTTCAAGTTCTACCTGGATCTGCTTCAGGCCGTGACCACCGGATTCGCCGCGCTGGTCACACCGGTCGTCGCCATCCTCGGGGCGGCCCTCGGTGGACTGGCCATCTTTCGTCGGAAGGAGACTTCTCTCAGAGCATGA
- a CDS encoding thioredoxin family protein, with translation MRVMDEARFGAGRTFAAYAADSVVAGPALQTNYQETAVPAETVAAVGDLVRRAGGRINVVVVSEEWCPDCQDNLPVLAKLADTVPGMSLRVFGRDASPDLVREYSVEGKMRIPTAVFYDPAWREIARWIERPAKAAGLMEKAGGEVRRAVREQYKYGLREETMREVTEAVGLKL, from the coding sequence ATGAGAGTCATGGACGAGGCCCGTTTTGGGGCGGGCCGGACCTTTGCCGCATACGCCGCCGACTCGGTCGTCGCCGGTCCGGCCCTCCAGACCAACTACCAGGAGACCGCGGTCCCGGCGGAGACCGTGGCGGCCGTGGGGGACCTGGTCCGCAGGGCCGGCGGAAGGATCAATGTCGTTGTCGTCTCCGAGGAATGGTGTCCGGACTGTCAGGACAACCTGCCGGTCTTGGCCAAGCTGGCTGACACGGTCCCCGGGATGAGCCTGCGGGTCTTCGGCCGCGACGCCAGCCCCGACCTTGTTCGTGAGTACTCGGTCGAAGGGAAGATGAGAATCCCGACGGCCGTTTTTTACGACCCCGCATGGCGGGAGATCGCCCGGTGGATCGAACGCCCGGCCAAGGCCGCCGGACTGATGGAGAAGGCCGGGGGTGAAGTAAGGCGGGCCGTGCGAGAGCAATATAAGTATGGTCTGCGCGAAGAGACGATGAGGGAAGTAACTGAGGCCGTCGGGCTGAAGCTTTAG
- the fbp gene encoding fructose-1,6-bisphosphate aldolase/phosphatase, with amino-acid sequence MSDNKITVSVIKADVGGYVGHSSVHPALLARAKECLSRADKEHLLVDYHVASVGDDIDLIMTHRRGIDNPEIHQLAWETFKACTEVARELKLYGAGQDLLSDAFSGNIRGLGPGVAEMEFVERVSEPIIVFMADKTEPGAWNFPLFKMFGDPFNTIGLVIDPKMHQGFKFEVHDLIEHKKIIFSLPEELYDMLVFIGAPGHYCIKGIYNKATGEIAAVSSTQRLNLMAGRYVGKDDPVMVVRCQSGLPAVGEALEPFANPHLVSGWMRGSHTGPLMPVGRAQATPTRFDGPPRVVALGFQLANGKLVGPQDFFADVAFDGARAKANEIADYIRRLGPFEPHRLHLEEMEYTTLPDVMNRIKDRFQDLGD; translated from the coding sequence GTGAGCGACAACAAGATTACCGTCAGCGTCATCAAGGCGGACGTTGGCGGATACGTCGGTCATTCCAGCGTTCACCCAGCTCTGCTGGCCAGGGCCAAGGAGTGCCTGTCGCGGGCCGACAAGGAACACCTCCTGGTGGACTATCACGTGGCCTCGGTGGGTGACGACATCGACCTGATCATGACCCACCGCCGCGGCATCGACAACCCGGAGATCCACCAGCTCGCCTGGGAGACGTTCAAGGCCTGCACCGAGGTGGCCCGTGAGCTCAAGCTCTATGGAGCCGGGCAGGACCTCCTGTCGGACGCCTTCTCCGGCAACATCCGCGGGCTCGGCCCGGGGGTGGCCGAGATGGAGTTCGTCGAACGGGTCTCGGAGCCCATCATCGTCTTCATGGCCGACAAGACCGAGCCGGGGGCCTGGAACTTCCCGCTCTTTAAGATGTTCGGCGATCCCTTCAACACCATCGGTCTGGTCATCGACCCCAAGATGCACCAGGGCTTCAAGTTCGAAGTCCACGACCTTATCGAACACAAGAAGATCATCTTCTCCCTGCCCGAAGAGCTCTATGACATGCTCGTCTTCATCGGCGCGCCGGGGCACTACTGCATCAAGGGCATCTACAACAAGGCCACCGGGGAGATCGCCGCCGTCTCCAGCACCCAGCGGCTCAACCTGATGGCCGGCCGCTACGTCGGCAAGGACGACCCGGTGATGGTGGTCCGCTGCCAGAGCGGGCTGCCGGCGGTCGGGGAGGCCCTCGAGCCCTTTGCCAACCCCCACCTGGTCTCCGGATGGATGCGGGGTTCCCACACCGGGCCTTTGATGCCGGTCGGCCGGGCCCAGGCCACCCCGACCCGGTTCGATGGACCGCCGCGAGTCGTCGCCCTCGGCTTCCAGCTGGCCAACGGCAAGCTCGTCGGGCCGCAGGACTTCTTCGCCGACGTCGCCTTCGACGGGGCCAGGGCCAAGGCCAACGAGATCGCCGACTACATCCGTCGCCTCGGGCCCTTCGAGCCGCACCGGCTGCACCTCGAGGAGATGGAGTACACGACGCTTCCCGACGTGATGAACCGGATCAAGGATCGCTTCCAGGACCTCGGCGACTGA